The genomic stretch CAAGCCCTCCATCGATGATATAGAGAGCCTGAACGCCATCTTGGACCGGCCTCCCTGCGAAACGGAAGCTTTCACGGTCAGACTAATGAAGGCCGAGCTGCTGGTTCGGAGGTGCTCCAAGGTCAGCAAGTGGAACTTCTTCATGAGGCTTTACTACTCCAACAAGCTCACCAAATTGGAGACATCACTACTCAACTTCTTTCAGATCGACGTGGCGGCTCTTCATCTGTGCGAGACCAAGAGGATCTCTGTGGTTGTCACTGATTTGCAAGAGAAGGTGAATGAGATAGCCAAGCACATGAGGGAGATATGAAACTCACAAcgtatgtatatgcatgcatGTACGGCTTTGATAATCTTAAAACTATCCAAACAAGCAAAAGCAGCTGATCATGGTTTATTACTTTATTAGTTGTATAAATATTACTAGTGTAGTAGTAGTACTCTATGTCTGTATATGTTTCGTGTCCAAATATAGGATCCTGAATTCAAGATGACAAGTTGATTTGAGGGTAATTTTACACTACTTCTTTCACAAGGGAGAAAATTGTAATATTGATTTCAATATTCAAATTGACAGAAGACGCGAAAGTTAGGCCATCCGCATCTCTGTCTCAATACCGtttcttaaccgtctcatccattcactattcatgggtcccactgcacttttcacctcatctcttaattaagagaCAATATCTACAACTcgccatctcttaaccatctcatccttaactattcattcaatttcattttttatttttatttccaataaattcaattaatatttcattgagatattaaattaatactaataattcataaaatcattaaaaaccatgaaaattacaacatccgaaaatacaaaaaatatataattgaaatcctaatattacaatttagagtgtttgagtgagattaaacttgggagaagaataatgtgttgagatgaagaatgtagagtgtttgagtgagaatgtagagttttttttatggtggataatttgtgggaacgatttgatatttatagaagtgattgggggaattaaaaaagagaaaaaaaaaaattcaaaatttgaaaaaaacgGCTAGtattttttgggtttttttttattttttcggaattttaaaaaaatttcaacggATATAAACGACGCTCACTCGCGGGCCTGCAAGAGGACGTCACGGATGAACGGGAGCTCGCCAGCCACATCTTCGCGGAGAGACGTGGGACGCAACGGGACGAGACGACGCTCCTGCATCgctgtctcgatgcggtctcATCTCTCCGATACGAGATCGAGCCCGCATCGAGGcgcgatgcggatgctctaCGTGTCCAAAAAATATGCTAGAAAATGTTAATGTTAAAGGTGATCCATTCCAAATTTTCCTGTACGTGTCTCACATAAATTTTAGAATGTTCAGTcgacatatatatttaatttaaaatacttaatTTTCGACTCCCCATAAATTGGagtatttaaaaattgaaatcgatatggatattttttattaaaaaaaattaaattaaatttcgacTCCAACAAAGAGAAATAGCCATCGCCGTCACTCACCCAACTCGAAacttgaaaaagaaaaaatcaatttaaaagGAATTCCCCCCTCCGCGCACGTTAGCACCACCACCATTTCCCCATTATACCGCTGGTGCCGGCCAATTTCACGGCGCCGGTAGAAACCCCAATTTCCAAATTCCCTTTGTGTACATCATCTTCTATTCTGTGCCTGAGGGTATATCACTTCAAATTCTCAAAATTAGGGGTTTTGGATTGAGATTGATTGATGCCCATTTCTAGGATGAGCAGAAGAATTTGACGATGGCGAGGCTACTGGGATTGACGCGTGCCTTCGGCGAGTGGGCCGAGTCACCTCGCGAGGTGACGCGGACGATTCCAACCAGTGAGAGCATCGGTGAGAGCGGGTGGCTGATTAGGTTCTTCGATTCGTCCTTTTTCTGCGAATGGATCGCGGTCAGCTACCTCTACAAACACGATCATCCTGGTGTGCGAGATTACTTGTGCAACCGGATGTACACTCTTCCTCTCTCCGGCATCGAGAGCTACTTGTTTCAAATTTGCTATATGTTAATTCACAAACCTAGCCCTTCACTCGATAAGTTTGTGATCGATATATGCTCGAGATCCCTCAAAATTGCGCTTAAAGTACAATGGTTTTTGATGGCGGAGTTGGAAGATGTCGATGATAACGAGGGGATTAGTAGGATTCAGGAGAAGTGCCAGTTTGCAGCTACTTTGATGGGTGAATGGCCTCCTTTGATTAAACCTCAGACATCGTGGAGTAGTGGTTTTATGTCATCTTCTAGTAATATCAATAGTAGTAGCAGTAGTCCTATTGGTAAGAATCAGGTGCTGAATAGGTTGTTGTCTTCTAAACAGAAGTTGCTGTCATTTACATCTTCGCCGCCTCCGAGCAGTACACAACCATCACGGTCTTTGTCATTTTCACCCTCATCAGGGATATCTCAGGATGATGGTGGTAAGGTATTAGGATCGCCAGATGAGAGTAATAAGATTTTTAAGAAGTTCATCCCAGGGGCCAAGGTTCGTGATGCTTTATTGTTTAGGAAGTCGGCTGAGAAGGAAGATGAGGAGCCTGACAAGGATGGTGGATTCTTTAAAAAGTTGTTAAGGGATAGTCGGGATGAGGACGTGAGAAGGTCAGGGGATAAGAACAAAGAGTTTGTTGAGGAGACCGAGAAGGAAGGTGGGTTTTTCAAGAGGTTGTTGAGGGATAGTCGGGATGAGGATGCAAGAAAATCATTGGCTAAGGAGAATGAGAAAGAACCTGAGAAGGAAGGTGGGTTTTTCAAGAGATTGTTAAAGGATGGCCGGGATGAGGAGATGAAGAAGTCGGCGGatagaagtaaagatgaggagGAGCATGACAAAGAGGCTGGTTTTTTCAAGAGGTTATTGAGTAGTAGTCGAGATGAAGATGTGAAGCAGTCAGTTGATAAGGATGATGATGAGTCGGAGAAAGATGGTTTCTTTCGCAGGATTTTGAGTGGTAAGGATGAGGAGGAAGTTAGTACTAGTTCTGATGGATTTTTTAAACGGTTGTTTCGCGAAGGTAAAAGTGATGCAGAGGAAAAAAGTTTATCCAGAGCTCCAGAAGATGATGAAAGAGAAGGATTTTTCAAAAAGCTGTTTAAGGACAAATTTGAGGACAGGAAGGACGGTAGTGTTAAATTTGATGATTTGGAAAGAGCATCAAAGTCCTGTGATGATCCTGATAAAGAAGGATTTTTCAAGAAActatttaaagaaaaaaatgaagacAAGAAAGATTCGGAGTGGAATGATGAAGACAGGAAGGGACATGCAAATGGTGAAGATGAGGAGCAGTCAGAGTTTGCATTGTTCCGTAGGTCGTTTCGTATTCATCCAGAAGACTCCAAAGCTTCAAAGGCGAATACCAACGGCCATAACAGTAATGCGCATGAAAGCAGTCCTGGAACAGAGAGCTTTTTTCGGAAGTTGTTCAAGGATCGTGACCGTTCTGTTGAGGATTCTGAACTCTATGGCTCCAGAAAGAACAAAGTGGTCAGTTGTTCCCCATATTTAAATAAGAACCTGAAACaattccaaaacatgaaattttttactattgATACTCTGTGTTAGGATGTCATCTTCAAAGTAATTGGTGCAGTGAAGTAGTTCCTGATTCTAGCTTGGACATCTATATTTTGAAATAGTTGTTTCGCTGAGTGTTAATATTAGTGTCAGGTGTAATTTGGTGCAGTAAAGTAGTATTTCCTAATTCGAGCTTGGAAATCTATATATTTTGGAATAGTTGTATCTCTAGGTGTAATTATGAAAGGGCGCCATCGAAGATGTGAGCCCAAGGGGCAGCAAATGGATGATGGGCCTTGTATTTGGGTTTGCCACCCTTGTGCTGTTCATGGAGTGGACATCCGGTTCGAATGGGGGATGGATTGATATGAATCCCAGATCGGTTCCAGATGAAAGTGGGGAAATAACATATAAGTGAGATTCAACAttttacctttgaccatggtttttGGTTAAGTTAGGGCTCCCTATATTATATGCTTATCAATGTTATCATAGTCTAAATTGTTGAATTATAAATTTTTCCTTAGGAATGAGAACCAGATAATTCTCTACCCTGGAAGAAAACATATTATTGATCAATAGCTGTCTACCGCAACTGGCAGTAATATGACTTGGTTTAACtttctaaatttaaattaatctgCTAATGAGTTGTAAATTTTCAGTGTACAGGTTTTCGGGGAAGATGCAGTATTCTATGTTTTATCTAATCTTAGATGAAGCTCCCTGTTGCTCTTGATTGAGTCACATGTCTTCGTTAGCTCAATGTATTTCGTCAAAATGTCTGTTTATGTAGCTGACTAATGAGTGATTAGACCCTCTAGTATTATTCATGAAcagagatgaaataaaataaggtATACTGAAAGATTATGTAAAATGATGGTAATTTTGATATGGTTAAAGAAACAGAACTGCTTTCTTTGATTACTTTCAAACCATGGTAGATCATGGATTTTGACCTTTTCGGATAACTATGTGCATCATTCTTCAGGAATCAGGATATATTTGAGAGTACTATCTTTTATGTATCATTTATGTCCTACAAGGGAGGTAGTTGTAATCATTCTTGTGGGTATTGTTTAATCTATACAAATAGAGTTGCATATATTTCTAGTAGAGATTCATTCCTATGATTTATTAAGAAATGCTTGATATAGGTTGCCATCTTTAGCAAATTCATAGCAATGGTATTTCATTTTGCAGAACTCTCCTGGCTCACCGAAGCAGCCAAAGGAAAAGTCAAATGCCAAACCTCCTCTGCCAAACAGTGCATCACTGTTTAGAAAAGGGACGTATCATGAATCACTCGACTTTGTTCAAACATTATGTGATACATCTTATGGCCTTGTTGATATATTTCCTGTTGAAGATCGAAAATCTGCTCTTCGTGAGGTTGTCTTAATTTTCTATTTGCTTCCTTCCAAACGCTCAAATTTCATCCATCTAATGAACATTTTGTTCTTGCATTCTTTCAGTCGCTTGTAGAAATCAATGCACATATAGATGATGCACAAAACAGTGGAGGTAAACGAAATTTAACATTGGTTCATGTTTTGATACATCAGCTTGCCCTTACACTAAAATATCTATTTTGAATATGTAGATTTTTTGCTAGGGAAATTGTATATGCTTTCTTTACTGTCCTATCTTATCTTTGGTAAAATATTCACCTGGATTTTCAGAATATCTGCTTTACTTCTTTTTACTTGGGCATTCTGCCTTTCTATTTGTCTTCTATGGTGCTCTGGATTTCTTCAACGAGAAACCTATATGGCTTTATTAGGAATTAATTTCGCCAGCTTGTTGTAGTCTAATGAATTGCTGAGTTCTGAAAGCTTGGGAGTGACTACTTTCTTTTAGCTTTGgactttttgtttgttcttttgTTTCCTAAGTCTATTAAGTCGTGTGCTTATTCTGTTTCATGTGGAATATTACTTTTTGGTTATCTCTGAGAGCACGCCCCAGTAGGGCTCTGCTTTCGGATTGTGTCCCCAGATTCTCAACAGTTTCCTTCATTTAGATGAATACTTTGTGACCATTGAATGCTAATACTTGCATGTGGATTCCTAAATTTTATGATTAAAGAACTAGGTGGCAAGTTAACGCATCTAGCTTTTGGAATACAATCGACTGGGCATGCAGAGACTGATATAATCTGGAGGAATAGCTGAGTTTGTTACTTGTTCAAGGATGCAAGAACTATGGGGCTAATGCATTATGAATTTTTACTTGTGTTCAGTGTATAATTGTATAATAACATTTCTTCAAGATTTGTTGGGCTTATGACTGCATATAATCTAGTGTTATCTTTGTCTGTTATGCATGTCTGCACATTTCTTTTATGCTGTCACTTGTGTATCGACCAAACAAATAACTGTATCCTCATTAGCGTCTTTAGATCGCTGGGGGAGATTGATTCACTGCTCAATTTATATGGTGATCTCTCAGGAATATGCTTTCCAATAGGAAGGGGTATGTATCGTGTGGTTCACATACCCGAAGATGAAGCTGTTCTTCTAAATTCCAGAGAAAAGGCTCCCTACTTGATCTGTGTTGAGGTTTTGAAGAGTGAAGCTCCCAGGTGAGTTTTGTTCCCAGAATAAACTAGGTTGATACCTATAATGTTACTTCTTTCATAtgataaatgaatttttttaatgattttttctGCATCTTTTCAAATAGTAATTCTAAGGATGGATCAAATTCACAAAAGCTGTCCAGAGGAGGAATTCCATTGGCAAATGGAGATGCACTTTTGCCAAAGCCACCACCATGGGCGTATCCTCTGCGGACAGGGCAGGATATGTACCATAGTGGTTATGATAGGATGTCCAGTGCTACCTCTGAAGCTATAGACCAAGCAATGGCTCAGTTATGGGAGGCCAAAGTGAAATTTGTTCGTGTTAATTTCTCAGTTGAGAAGCAACTGGACCATGCTGAGCCTACTGCTACTGATGCTGGCTGGACCAGAGAGGCTGACTGTGCAAGTAAAGTTGAGGGTGACTGTGATTCAGAATGGGTAAGGGTTGTCTTGTCAGCTGAACCTGGGATTAGCATGGATGacatagtggaccaagatctgCCTCGCCGGAAGGATCACCGCCGTGTTCCAAGCACTGTGGCTATCGAGGAAGTCAAGGTAATCTTCCCATGTAAATTTTCTCATTGAATATCCTTTTACTAAGGCAGATCTTTATGTGCCACCTTCCTATATGAGATATTGATATTCATTGGTTGTAATCTCCACGCCCCCCAAAGGCTGCTGCTTTGAAAGGAGAAGCACCTCCAGGGCTTCCTTTGAAAGGGGCTGGTCAGGATTCTTCAGATGCACAATTAAAGGTGAATATATTGTCAAAAGTCTAAATGCCTGATTTCATTGTAAGTCTTTGTTTTCATGGGTTGTCATTATATATATTCCAATTTTATTAGGTTGCTAATGGGGGTGACCCCAAAGTCAGTGATGCATTAGCTGGTGAGCTTTGGGAGGTTAAGAGGGAGAGAATATGCAATGCCTCATTGTATGGTAAACTACCTGGGTGGGACTTGCGTTCTGTAAGTTACATCAACTCTTTGTTTCTGAACAATAAAATTTCATAGCTGCTCCATACGTACATCAAAGGGACATAATTTTCTTATTCTTGATTGTCTtcttttctaaatataaaattattgtatttgtatatgaCACAGCCGCATGAGACAACCATTTGTAATATATCAGAAAGGATAGCTCGGATATGATAATAACTTGATACTCAAATTAACTGTGTTGACTCATAAAATAACAATCTAATAATTGAGTTGTCTCACATGAAGAAAGTTGGATGAGTATCTTTCAGAAAATAACACAGATATCATGCATGCTATGTGTCTTGGAAAGTACTACATGGGTTCTATATCTTCTGTTGCATGCTTGCTACCCTTTTTCTTCTCTGTGTGTAATTAAAACCAGAAATTAGCCAAtggatataattaattttaagtagttctcccacaataagagtcatgttTTGCCGTTTTGGTCcctcccacaataagagtcctatttcacttttaccataaatggtaagtaggctccacattccaccaacttattccactcacattttattataaaaataatacatataagtggaacccctattccactaacttattcaacccacttttctttacatttcttaaaacccgtgccataatcaaataggactcctattgcgggacggagggagtatatgatatcTACTTGATAGCTTTGATCTATCTGGGTGTATTGGCATGGAACCCCATTGCTTGACTAATATTTTCACCATATATGCGTTGACAAAATAAGTTATGAATCATGATTGCTTCATTTTTTTCACAATTCTTGCCGTATTTTATGAATTGATGTTTCTCTTCCCTATTTCTAGCGAACTGTGCCACGTATAAGTTTCATACTTCTTAATCGTGTTCTTATGTTCTTCCACCGGAACTGTGCCACGTATAAGTTTCATACTTCTTAATCGTGTTCTTATGTTCTTCCGCCGGAAGTACATTGTAATGTACTTGTGCCATCATATTTCTTTTCTCCCTTGAATTGCTTTTTATTTGATTCTTGTGTTATCTAGGTGATTGTGAAGAGTGGGGATGACTGTAGGCAGGAACACCTGGCTGTACAACTTATTTCTCACTTTTATGGTAAGTGACTCTCTCCCAAGAGAAATTTAggtttacattttctgcctgcTCACTGGCCTCAGTACTACTATGTTCAGGTGTTCCTTGGTCATTAGTCTTTAAGTATCATGTGTGCTTGGTTAGAAATGTGTATCCAGTGGTGATTTTGACTTTCCATGAGACTGTTTGAGAAATCATCATAGAGGGTTTCTGAGGGTCTCATAATCCCTATCTATCTAGGCACTTAATGTGAGGATCAAGAATGGCCTCGTAATCACATCATCCATgaacaattatataaataacTTAGCTGTTGCATATATAGTTTTCTTTTGATCCGGGCCACTAATTTGGTTTCCACACACAAGCAAAATAAATAGGAATCATGTGATGGCTTACAAAATGAGTGGATATTTCTCATTTGAGAGCAAAAAGGCAGTTATCATGTTAAGTTCTGTGATGATCAGGAATATTGGCACTTGATCTACCTCCGAGTTTCGAATATCAAATTATTTCATGGAGTTCATTATATTAGTTACGCTTCCCTGGGTTACTGTCCAATTTAATTCATAGTCGTGCGATAATGATGCTGGATTTTAATGTACACTTCCCAATTTTTACTTCAACTTTCTTCCTACTTTAACCTATATTGATTGGTTTTTCATCACTTTGCAATGCTAGATATATTTCAGGAGGCTGGTCTCCCACTGTGGTTGCGCCCTTATGAAGTTTTAGTTACTTCTTCTTATACAGCTCTTATTGAAACCATACCAGACACGGTAATTATACTGCTTcataaatttagtaaatatacttaaattataGCTTTTATCTTGAATGAAACTTATTTTCTGCTATTTTGTTTTTGTCAGGCGTCACTTCATTCAATCAAAAGTAGGTTTCCAAACATCTCAAGTTTGCGCGACTTCTTTGTTGCCAAGTATGAAGAAAATTCTCCTAGCTTCAAGCACTCTCAGGTAACCCTGATTCTGGTctgtttaattttgaaaaattgaatTGTCACTACTGAACTCTGTCTCTGTGGATAGTGTTCTTTGGTTAATATTATGTTTAGGACTTATGTAATAGTAGAACTGCTTTACCATTTGTTActatattatttgaatatctgtatatcattttttctttaAGTTACCAAACCCAAAAATTGTGAAATTCTCcttattataaattttatgtGATGTGCTATTGGAACTAGGTAGTACGTTTTTATTTGATATCATGCTTGATCTTCAAAAGATTAGGAGCTTTGTTTGTACTCTCACTACCGTGCCAGCGTGGATGAAAATTAGCCGAATACTTACATTGCCATCCCTTGCTAGTAGAATTGGGCAAACACACTTATCTTATGCATTAATAGTCCTTGTTTTCATATGAAATAAATGACTATTTGCAAAAATGAATGCAATGAATTGATTTTTCCTTTCAAATCTATCCCGAGTGAACAATTTGACACCAAAGAGTTGACCCAAGTtctaatttgaataaaaattgaTTCCTTGGGCACttctaatttgaaaaaaataaattatacggTTCTGCATGTACAGCCTACTACTAgtccttttttttatcatggAACCAGTTTGTGGAGAAAAATGAGATTACAATACCAATTATGAATTttgttattcttcttttatGGGATCCATATGAATTTTCTTTTAGCTAGTGTGTGACTCAATAGTTCTGAGCTGTCTTTCTTCTTTGCAGATGAACTTTGTTGAAAGCATGGCCGGATACTCTCTTGTATGCTACCTTTTACAGGTAAACCTCATTTTCTCTCTTTAGCAGCTGCTAAAAAGACAACACTTAATATGAGCTGGCTATCTGCTTTTAAATATTCACACATTTAGTGGTGAATGATTGGATATCAGAATATCACAACTTATTTATTCTACTTCAAGAGTATTATATTGAGATGTTTCATGCTCCACAATGCATGTTTTTTTCTGTCTTCCTCCCATGTTTGTGATATCGCTTAATGGTTTTATCCGTTTATGTTATGAACATTAGGAGTTTTAATTGATGTCATCTATCAAGTTTACTGACGAATTCATATATTGTTTAAAGGTTCTTTACCTCGGTGAAATTAGCAAATGAAACacattttgtgttttttttttaatctaggCTTCCTCTCGTGCTTAGGATATACACCTGGAAATGGACACTGAATTTACTGTTGTTCTTACCATTCTGTTTACAAGTGATCTAATGagggttttctttgtttttcccCAGGTGAAAGATAGGCACAATGGAAACTTGTTGTTGGATGAAGAAGGCCATATTATACACATAGATTTTGGTTTCATGCTTTCTAATTCACCTGGCGGTGTAAATTTTGAAAGTGCACCATTTAAACTAACCCGTGAACTTCTTGAGGTAAGATATTCTTTCATGCAGCCTATAAAGCTAGCATTTTCCTGACGAGTATGAAACTATGTATGAGTTCACTTAGGCACATTTTTTAGGTCATTTGGGTTCTGTAAGCTAAAAAACTTTATGAATGAAACACAGCTGTTACTTTGTACTAGGTCATGGACTCTGATGCTGAGGGAATCCCGAGTGAATTCTTCGATTATTTTAAGGTAAGTGGTGTACTTTGTCCTCTATATCAAATGTGCATAAGTCAAGGCCAGTCTTGTGTTTATATCTTTTGTTATCAACCTATATTTTTCAGGTTTTATGCATCCAAGGTTTTTTAACGTGTCGCAAACATGCGGAGCGCATAATTCTTCTTGTCG from Salvia splendens isolate huo1 chromosome 15, SspV2, whole genome shotgun sequence encodes the following:
- the LOC121767816 gene encoding phosphatidylinositol 4-kinase beta 1-like yields the protein MARLLGLTRAFGEWAESPREVTRTIPTSESIGESGWLIRFFDSSFFCEWIAVSYLYKHDHPGVRDYLCNRMYTLPLSGIESYLFQICYMLIHKPSPSLDKFVIDICSRSLKIALKVQWFLMAELEDVDDNEGISRIQEKCQFAATLMGEWPPLIKPQTSWSSGFMSSSSNINSSSSSPIGKNQVLNRLLSSKQKLLSFTSSPPPSSTQPSRSLSFSPSSGISQDDGGKVLGSPDESNKIFKKFIPGAKVRDALLFRKSAEKEDEEPDKDGGFFKKLLRDSRDEDVRRSGDKNKEFVEETEKEGGFFKRLLRDSRDEDARKSLAKENEKEPEKEGGFFKRLLKDGRDEEMKKSADRSKDEEEHDKEAGFFKRLLSSSRDEDVKQSVDKDDDESEKDGFFRRILSGKDEEEVSTSSDGFFKRLFREGKSDAEEKSLSRAPEDDEREGFFKKLFKDKFEDRKDGSVKFDDLERASKSCDDPDKEGFFKKLFKEKNEDKKDSEWNDEDRKGHANGEDEEQSEFALFRRSFRIHPEDSKASKANTNGHNSNAHESSPGTESFFRKLFKDRDRSVEDSELYGSRKNKVNSPGSPKQPKEKSNAKPPLPNSASLFRKGTYHESLDFVQTLCDTSYGLVDIFPVEDRKSALRESLVEINAHIDDAQNSGGICFPIGRGMYRVVHIPEDEAVLLNSREKAPYLICVEVLKSEAPSNSKDGSNSQKLSRGGIPLANGDALLPKPPPWAYPLRTGQDMYHSGYDRMSSATSEAIDQAMAQLWEAKVKFVRVNFSVEKQLDHAEPTATDAGWTREADCASKVEGDCDSEWVRVVLSAEPGISMDDIVDQDLPRRKDHRRVPSTVAIEEVKAAALKGEAPPGLPLKGAGQDSSDAQLKVANGGDPKVSDALAGELWEVKRERICNASLYGKLPGWDLRSVIVKSGDDCRQEHLAVQLISHFYDIFQEAGLPLWLRPYEVLVTSSYTALIETIPDTASLHSIKSRFPNISSLRDFFVAKYEENSPSFKHSQMNFVESMAGYSLVCYLLQVKDRHNGNLLLDEEGHIIHIDFGFMLSNSPGGVNFESAPFKLTRELLEVMDSDAEGIPSEFFDYFKVLCIQGFLTCRKHAERIILLVEMLQDSEFPCFKGGPRTIQNLRKRFHLSLTEEQCVSLVLSLISSSLDAWRTRQYDYYQRVLNGIL